The proteins below come from a single Aptenodytes patagonicus chromosome 2, bAptPat1.pri.cur, whole genome shotgun sequence genomic window:
- the RNF32 gene encoding RING finger protein 32 — translation MEHHGFYKGRSSKRETIAVSAVALQDHIIHSHRLQDLSLADPLKSRTSNTKNIYKPVNKEMVRAVVDTGLRKKSTHHKNKEDAEKEYVLDPSPPQLTLAQKLGLVGPPSLPLTAEEWVKIKQRSIQHGDSIQPCAICREEFALQPQVLLSCSHVFHKACLKAFEKFTGKKSCPMCRKEQYQTRVIHDGARLFKIKCAIRIQASWRGYTVRKWYKNLRKTVPPKDSKLRKQFFEKKVQQISNRLLSSYDINLDEFFSEIDYSIAASRDVFQQLEGKEILISETDWEKIQMQAFRQEIFDCPICITPLSPAVHPACLFSGNSNQFSRQTVLLSCSHLFHHACLQAFEEFSLGQRHICPLCRSHYQKKILEC, via the exons ATGGAGCATCATGGTTTTTACAAG ggcCGCTCCTCCAAACGAGAGACAATAGCAGTTTCTGCAGTTGCTTTACAGGATCATATAATACACAGTCATCGGCTCCAGGATCTTTCATTAGCAGATCCTCTTAAGTCAAGGACAAGTAATACCAAGAACATTTACAAACCCGTGAACAAAGAAATGGTCAGAGCAGTAGTAGATACTGGACTAAGAAAAAAGAGTACTCACCACAAAAACAAGGAAGATGCAGAAAAGGAGTATGTTCTTGATCCCAGTCCTCCACAGCTAACGTTAG CTCAGAAATTGGGCCTAGTTGGGCCGCCTTCCTTGCCACTAACTGCTGAAGAATGggtaaaaataaagcagagatcCATACAGCATGGAGACTCCATACAGCCTTGTGCAATATGCAGGGAAGAATTTGCACTTCAACCTCAG gTGCTGCTTTCATGTTCCCATGTATTCCATAAA gCATGCctgaaagcctttgaaaaatttACAGGTAAAAAGTCTTGTCCTATGTGTAGAAAAGAGCAGTATCAGACCAGAGTAATACATGATGGGGCACGCTTGTTTAAAATAAAGTGCGCTATTAG AATTCAAGCTTCCTGGAGGGGATATACTGTTAGAAAATGGTATAAAAACTTGAGAAAAACAGTGCCTCCTAAAGACAGCAAATTAAGAAAGCAATTCTTTGAGAAAAAG gttcAACAGATCAGCAATCGACTGTTGAGTTCCTATGACATCAACCTAgatgaatttttttctgagatagaTTATTCTATAGCTGCAAGTCGAGATGTGTTTCAGCagttggaaggaaaagaaatattaataagTGAAACTGACTGGGAGAAGATCCAGATGCAg GCATTTCGGCAGGAGATATTTGACTGTCCTATCTGTATCACGCCACTCAGCCCTGCAGTTCATCCTGCCTGTCTCTTTTCTGGTAACAGCAACCAGTTTTCACGACAGACTGTTCTGCTTTCTTGTTCACATTTGTTTCATCATGCCTGTCTTCAAGCATTTGAAGAGTTTTCCTTGGGACAGCGACATATTTGTCCTTTATGTCGCTCACATTATCAAAAGAAAATCCTCGAGTGTTGA